A stretch of DNA from Lodderomyces elongisporus chromosome 4, complete sequence:
AGAAGAAAAGTTGGTTTGGACGACTTCCAATTCTTGGCTGTTTTGGGTAAGGGTAATTTTGGTAAAGTAATGTTGGCCGAGTCGAGACACACCCAAAAATTATGTGCAATCAAAGTTCTAAAGAAGGATTTTATTGTTGAAAACGATGAAGCAGAAAGTGTTAAATCCGAGAAACGAGTATTTCTAACCGCAAATAAGGAGATGCATCCATTCTTGTTGAATTTGCATTGCTGCTTTCAAACCGAGAATAGAATATACTTTGTTATGGAATACATTTCTGGTGGTGACTTGATGTGGCATATTCAGAATAATAGATTCACAGCACGAAGAGCCAAGTACTATGCTTGTGAGGTCTTGCTTGGTTTAAAGTATTTCCATGATAGTGGTATAGTATACCGTGACTTGAAGTTGGATAACATCTTGCTAACGACTAAGGGCCATATCAAAATTGCAGATTACGGTTTGTGTAAGGAAAATATGTGGCACGGGAACACCACGTCAACGTTTTGTGGTACTCCGGAATTTATGGCTCCAGAAATTGTCACTGGTAAGAAATACGATCGATCTGTAGACTGGTGGGCGTTTGgtgtattgttgtttcaaATGCTTTTATGTCAGTCGCCATTCAAaggtgatgatgaggatgataTTTTCAATGCCATTGAGCACGATGAAGTCAAATTCCCGGTTAGTTTATCTGGCCCAactgttttggttttgcaaGCGTTGTTGACGAAGGACCCACAGCAGAGATTGGGTAGTAGCGAACGTGACGCTGAAGAGATTATGGAGCATCCATATTTCCAAGATGTCAATTTTGATGACGTTTTGAATTGCCGCGTGCCTCCTCCTTTTATTCCTGAATTGAAATCCGAACATGATTACTCCAATTTCGATAAGGAGTTTACTTCAGAGACACCACGATTGACACCGGTAGAGACAGTGTTGACTTCAGAAATGCAAGAGCAGTTCAGAGGATTCTCACATATTTCTGACCACGCTTCTATCTAGATTTTGAGATGTACACTCCAGTGATGCCAAAGCTATCACTCACAATTTAATAACGTTTAGTAAATGGTATTTTATAAATCTATTTTATAAATCTATTTTATTAATCTATTTTATTAATCTATTTTATTAATCTATTTTATTAATCTATTTTATTAATCTATTTTATTAATCTATTTTATTAATCTATTTTATTAATCTATTTTAACATTCTATAAATTTCTAttttaaacaaaattgagtaattttttaatcaaAATAACATATAtggggggaaaaaaaaggaagctGAAAGCggaaagcaaaaaggaataaagaatcaaaaaatagTTAGAGAGTAGATGTATGTATTAAACAATGGAGCAGCATTTGCTGTTTGAACTTTcgtcattatcatcatcgcTGTATCGTGAACGTCTTATGCTCTGTGATCTTTGTCGCAGGTAGGACGACTTTTTTTCCAAGGTGGGTTTGTTCTTCAGTTTCACCAACAGAAGCGAAATGTTTGCTACTGGTTCAACACTGTGAGATTCCTTGAGAAACCCATTTAAATCCAACTTCAGTgttgtcctttttttctgatCAAGATCCTggcttttatttttattttcatttttattctcattttcattttcaatttgttcaGGATCCTGGTTCTGATTTTGATCTAGATCTAGGTAGTGATCATTGTTGGCTTCATCAATTGTAGGCACATAAAATAAACTTTTCGAGCTTTCTCTAGACAAATTTGCCGAAATTTCCAAGGCGTCCGACTTCCTCCTCGAtgcttgttgttgctctGTTATACTTGTTATGTGATTGACCAACTCTTGGAAACAGTCTTGGACATGCTCATTTTTCATTGCCGAACACTCGTGGAAAGCCAACGCACCAAGTTTATCGGCAAGGGTTTGCCCATCATGACTGTATACACGTCTCTCATCCACAAGGTCCAGTTTTGTTCCAATGATAACAAATGGAGGAAACTGATCTGACTTGAGAAATAATCGTACGCCATTGTAGTACTCTTCCACTGCGTTGAAGGAATCTATATCAGTCACCGAGTAGACAAATGCCAATGTTGTGGCGTTTTCAATCGGTCGTCTTTGGCTGCCTGAAAACATATCTTCCCGTCCAAAATTACTGTCATATAGTAAAATGGACTCGTACTGGCGCAACTTGTCATTATATATTCGTTTCGGGTAAACGTCTTCATTATCGATATTGTCTTCGACTTTTTCGTGTACATAATTAAATATCAATGACGATTTACCAACCTTGTTATAACCGATGACGCATATCCCATACTTTGAAGTGAGCACCTTCAAGTTATCTTGACACATTTCTCCCGACATACTGAGCAGTGttgattttcaatttgtattagtatgaaaagaagatgttgatgaggaagtgtaaaaaaaaagaaaaataaaaaaggatgCCTTTTGTAATCTCTTGAAGTTTATGATAAGCCCAacggaagaagaaaaatcaTAAAAAGAAGCGGGGAAAAAGCTTGTTAAAAACACCTTCATGCAAATAAACTCGGCTTCAGTTTTGTGCTTTTCACCAATAATCTCGATTTGCaagaaaactaaaaaaaaaagaaagaaagaaagaaagaaagaaagaataattatatatgtgtatatgtgtatatgtatataagtATATTATAATGGGTAGGTGAGGGGGAAATGATTCATTATATAATAAGTCGGAGTCGGTGTTGATGTAGTAATTGAGGGGTGCGATGGAAAACTAAGAAATCAGTTGGTTTTCTGTTGATCTTTGTTTGATCAGACTCAACTCTGCTATATTctcctcttctcttctcttgtcttgtcttgtcttgtcttgtcttgtgCTTCTTGCTTGAATAATTACCACAAGTTACAAACCACAATGTACTTTGTAGTAACACTAGCACAAACTGAGCTTGTTAAAGTTGCTACAAATTAATTAATGGGTAAAGTGTTTCCATTATGCATAAGTTGTTAACCTCTACTACCAAGACACCTGACCACGTTTCTAGGTACACATCTACCGCTATTACAACTATCTATTGTTCGACTCTAAGTTTAGTCTAttataagaaaagaaaaaagaaaagaggaaaaaagaaaaaagacaaagacaagaaaacgaataagaaaatagaaaaaaggtAAGAAACCGTTGGAATCTCGGGGATCcataaaaagtaaatattTCCatacaattttctttttttgcgaTTTTGACTGTTTAAGTTTGACCATCCTAAAAAATTTAAGAAACATAAAGATTCAAGTGCAATAGTTTGACCTCAGAGCGgagaaaacaaactttTCACTATGTTGTTGTAAATATTATAACTATCTTCTTATGATAAAGTCGATTCAAATTTAATAAAAGTGTAACAAATCAAGTTTTATTCCACTCATGTCGGAGAACATCTTCCGAAAATCGCATGATGAAACGAAAAAGTGTCAAGAGGTGACAATTATGCAAAGGAAGCTGTTCGTGCAGATAAAGGAATATGTAAATGCAAGTGTTGGTAAAAGTCACGTGACTAGATTATACTTCAATTGAAGATGTATGGGAAAATGTGAGCATGGCGCATATCTTGGATCAGTTTCAGAGaaaattttacttttttttaaataaaaaagtgGCATTTTCACAACAAAATGTTGACGAAATTATTCTACAAATTTTGATCCTTCCCATAAATCCATTAAATTCTTATAGTCTACTataattgaaaacaaaaacggaaaaaagaatatagaaTTATTGACTAAACAGGTGTGCATTAACTACTTAATTGCTCATTTCTTACTCCAAATACTGTGCATAATCCTCTGGGGATGCGAATAAAGGCAAATCTTTGACTCTTTGGCGCTTAGACtttttaccctttttcAAACTATCCTTTTCGTCTGCTCTAGAACGCTTTTTATTGGTTTTTTCAACCAATTCACTTTCTCCTTCcgtttcctcttcttcttcgtcttcttcttcaacttcatcaacaCCATTTAATGCATCAAGATCAACTTCTGAATCGCTAAACTCGTCATCCTGATTGATATTAAacatttctctttcttcctcGTCAAAATCGTCTTCTTCGTCCTCATCAAACGAACCCTCGTTCTCAGAAAAATCAActtcaccaacaacatctTCCCCGTCTTCATCGAGATCACTAGGTAactctccttctctttctccgTCATTCTCCtgatcaccatcatcatcatcatcatcatcatcatccatATCTGAAAAGTCAGCCTCGTCAAAATCTGAGAACCCTCCATCCGAAATATCATCCTCAACATCAGGTTTAGATTTAACCAAAGCTTTCCACACCTCTTCATCATCCATATCTCCGTCCCTTTCGATTTCGTCGTCTATATCAACATCTCCCACATCACCATCTTTATGAacctttttgttctttattttctgaACTTTGGTAGTGAAATACTGATGGAAAAAACGCTCATCTGCTTTAATATCAGTCACTTTCTTGTTTAACCAATTTTCGGTATTTGCGGGTACTTCCTTATTAAGAACATTGGTTGACTTGACAAGTAAATCACCTGTATGCGTACCACCCAAAGGTTGCATAATCGACGACCCTTTGGTTTGTGCCTTCTGCTTAGCATTCTTATATACAAATCTATCCAAAAAGTGAGCAAGTGTGTACAAGCCGAGATCTGGCTTTGGTTGTGGAGTCCCATCAATGATTGATGATGCGTAAATTGCAACTGTTGGGTGGTAATGGTTCAAGAATTGGTTGATCTCCCAAAGTGACGAGTTTTGAGCATTTGCATGAGTAGGATCTCGCTTCTTAGGGTCGTACAAAGAATCGGGTGTAATCTCTTTTTCGTCTAAAGATTttggttcttgttcttgttcttgttcttgtttttgtttttgtttttgcactTCCACTTGAGCTTGTTGTTTCTCACTCTCTTCATCTTGATCCGGTCGAGCAGCCTTCTCCAccaaaagatcaaaaactTCGGGAATGGTTTTCGATAAttcaatcaacaaaaacaacatacCAGCAATCGCACCCACATTGAGCCAATGCAAAATGACTTGCATTATTCTCTTGACAAATGCCAATACCCTGGGTACATTATCCTTATCGTGCTTAAGAGACTTGTATAGCAAATTCAAGTATATACCTTGCTTTGAAGTATTCACCAATCTTGAATCCAATAACGACTCGTACAAGGTTCTGTAGTATCTATCagaattgattttttgcTGAGAAACAATATGGTTGATGAGCACTAATGCTTGGATAGCCGTATTGAAATTCGCACTATGGgttattttgaaaagtgtATCAAGGTGGACTTGGAACACATCATTGGGCAATTcagaaaatggaaaagcaCGGTTCAAACCAGTTAAAAGTGCAGAAAACATCTTGGTATTCTTCTCTTCAATTATCTCATGTTCagtcttttcttcttttttaactGATCTACCACCcttctttccctttttaAAGTTTTTCCTGTTGTTGTGTCTACCCTTTTCAGATTTGCCAACTCCATTATTATTGGACTTGTCGCCCTCACCATCTTTTGACAACGAGTTTGATTCAAGAAgcactttttcaaaaagtgCAAAATACGTCTTGACCAAAGTATTGGCCAACTctacttcttttcttgtaaTAATTGTTTGATTGAGTGTAGTCACACCGTAATATTTGGAATGATCATCATTGttgctttgaaaaataatatcAATGACGGCATCAACAATGATCTTTTTCATTGCAGGATGAGCTTGCTGAAGCTGTAAGATGGAATATGAGGCCTTAGCAGAAACTTTGTTATCCATGTCACCCAATTTGTTTACACCAAGCTTGAGCAAATTCACTTCTTGTTCTGGTTTTGCACTCAACAAGTCAAATGTATGTGTTAATGCACTCATACGCACATGCACAATTGAGTCTTGTAATAATTTCTCCAAAATTTGaatgaatttgaaataccattttttcaacataTCTTCAAAGTAGTATACAGCCAATCGCGAGTCAGAATCCTCCTTTGTCAAAGGTTGTTTATCAAAAGCAAGTAATTTTCTATCGGGTAACAATCCATTTAGAAGCAAATCCTTCATTGCAGTAATCGATTGCAATGCAGCGGTTCTGGATTTTTTCTCACAATAACCTAGTAAGGTCTCCATGGCTTTGATATTGTGCATTGGTGCTTCCTGTATCAACAATGTCAATGCTGAGATTTTATCATTCAAAGTACCACTCGTCAATATCTGAGACAAGAACTTTTTCTGCGAAGTATTTGAAGCAAATTCTTCAAGATAGGTCTTGTTGTCATTGTCCAAGGTCAATTTGGCTCGATCTAAGAGTCTTTCCCTGGCAAACCTATCCAACTTTGGCACTTCAACAGTTGGGAGAGAAAAACTATTATACCAATCCAATCTACTAGGAACTTTTAATTTATCGCTCGAAACAGACGAAAAATCGGATATTTCCAGTGGTGCTGTAACCGCTGGATCTGCTTCGTTGGTCTCCTTACCAGATTGTACATCTTcatttgtattgttttcGCTGCTTTCAAgaatttctttgttttcatttcccTTGCTCTTGGATGAAGAGTTCAATGTTCCATCATCATAAACAAGTTCTGGAACATCTTCAggctcttcctcttcctcttcctcttcttcgtcgCTCAGCCCAGAAAAATCTGTCACTGAAACATTTGAGTCCTCGTTTTCTTGACTGTCCTCATCTTCTACTTCAGCATGTCCCTCAGCAGTAATTTCGCGACTATCATCATCGACTTCatcctccttctcctcctcttcttcttcttcttcttcttcctcttcttcttcctcttcttcttcttcctcttcttcttcttcctcttcttcaaccACAGGAACCTCACCATTGCCTAATCCGATTCCGTTCATAAATTTACTCAACTCATTGTTGAGTGACTTGTCCAGAGTTTGTTGTGAATCATCGCCAAATTCCATTTCACTCTCTTCACCGCTTTCAATACCAgccaacaatttcaagtCTTCTTCAGTTGCACCTAAAGCTAATGCCTCTTGACGGAGAATATCATCGGTGGACTCTTCCTTTGGGTTTTCATTGGCTTTTTCCTTAAACTCCTTgtcttcctttttattcagcgttttttgattttttttcagtccacgtttgtctttctttcctctgCCTGTACTCCCAGGTTTCAGTTGATTTAATTTATTGGAAATCTTATCCTTAAGGTTGGACAAATTCAAACCAGTACTCATTGGAAAGGGAGTTCTAATCTATTTTTGTATTAAAGTTAGGTTGATAGCCTGGAAAGAAAATGTCTGTGTATCGGTATGTGTCTATTAATAagtgagtgtgtgtgtgtgtgtgtgtaatcTATAATACCGAGATGAGTTTCGTTATTTGTAaattctcatttttttttttctctctctcaatTGTGATTTCGTGATGAGGTTCTCTACATGCGCGCGCGCGTGCGGCTTATGGACGAAGAAAATCTCGTTTTAAActtttttatgtttataATTTTATCTATTTTTTGTGCGTACTCCTTTCTATGGGCTTTCCTTTGTTGGGCGCAACAATTCCCTTTTTCCCTCCACAAAATTTAGTTTTTAACAATCCACCAATCTATTGACTATTATTACTGCAGCAACTACACGAATCACAAGCATAAGCATAATTATTACAGTCTCTACTGGAACGTTACCAAACAAGTTCAAACGCTTGTTTTCCcccttccctttttttttgtttttctttcatccCATCAAATGCGGAGAAATAAGTCACTTCAAGCATTTTTAGGAACACAACCAGAAACACaacaataattttttttttt
This window harbors:
- the MAK21 gene encoding RNA-binding ribosome biosynthesis protein mak21 (BUSCO:EOG092612XD), with product MSTGLNLSNLKDKISNKLNQSKPGSTGRGKKDKRGSKKNQKTSNKKEDKEFKEKANENPKEESTDDILRQEALALGATEEDLKLLAGIESGEESEMEFGDDSQQTSDKSLNNELSKFMNGIGLGNGEVPVVEEEEEEEEEEEEEEEEEEEEEEEEEEEKEDEVDDDSREITAEGHAEVEDEDSQENEDSNVSVTDFSGSSDEEEEEEEEEPEDVPELVYDDGTLNSSSKSKGNENKEILESSENNTNEDVQSGKETNEADPAVTAPSEISDFSSVSSDKLKVPSRLDWYNSFSLPTVEVPKLDRFARERLLDRAKLTLDNDNKTYLEEFASNTSQKKFLSQILTSGTLNDKISALTLLIQEAPMHNIKAMETLLGYCEKKSRTAALQSITAMKDLLLNGLLPDRKLLAFDKQPLTKEDSDSRLAVYYFEDMLKKWYFKFIQILEKLLQDSIVHVRMSALTHTFDLLSAKPEQEVNLLKLGVNKLGDMDNKVSAKASYSILQLQQAHPAMKKIIVDAVIDIIFQSNNDDHSKYYGVTTLNQTIITRKEVELANTLVKTYFALFEKVLLESNSLSKDGEGDKSNNNGVGKSEKGRHNNRKNFKKGKKGGRSVKKEEKTEHEIIEEKNTKMFSALLTGLNRAFPFSELPNDVFQVHLDTLFKITHSANFNTAIQALVLINHIVSQQKINSDRYYRTLYESLLDSRLVNTSKQGIYLNLLYKSLKHDKDNVPRVLAFVKRIMQVILHWLNVGAIAGMLFLLIELSKTIPEVFDLLVEKAARPDQDEESEKQQAQVEVQKQKQKQEQEQEQEPKSLDEKEITPDSLYDPKKRDPTHANAQNSSLWEINQFLNHYHPTVAIYASSIIDGTPQPKPDLGLYTLAHFLDRFVYKNAKQKAQTKGSSIMQPLGGTHTGDLLVKSTNVLNKEVPANTENWLNKKVTDIKADERFFHQYFTTKVQKIKNKKVHKDGDVGDVDIDDEIERDGDMDDEEVWKALVKSKPDVEDDISDGGFSDFDEADFSDMDDDDDDDDDGDQENDGEREGELPSDLDEDGEDVVGEVDFSENEGSFDEDEEDDFDEEEREMFNINQDDEFSDSEVDLDALNGVDEVEEEDEEEEETEGESELVEKTNKKRSRADEKDSLKKGKKSKRQRVKDLPLFASPEDYAQYLE